The Staphylococcus simiae genome includes the window ACAATTATCGGGTTACAGTTATCATTAGTATGGCCAACATTTATGGAAATGGGTGGTCATGTAATAGCTTTACCATTATTTATGGAAACCTTTGCTTTTTTCTTTGAAGCTATTTTTCTAAGTATTTATTTATATACTTGGGACAGATTTAAAGGTAAATGGACTCACTTTATTATAAGTATACCAGTTATTATCGGTGGTTCATTTTCAGCATTTTTCATTACTTCAGTTAACTCATTTATGAATACACCTGCTGGTTTTGAAATGGAAAAAGGCAAAATGGTTAATGTCCAACCGTTTGAAGCAATGTTCAATCCATCGTTTATTGTAAGATCATTCCATGTAATTACAACTGCAGGAATGACAATGGCATTTGTACTAGCTTCTGTAGCAGCTTTCAAACTACTACGCAATAAAGTACCAGAAGATAGAAGTTATCATAGTAAAGCACTGAAAATGACTATGATTGTTGGCTTTTTATCAACATTGTTATCGATGTTAGCTGGTGATTTATCTGCTAAGTTCTTACATCAAGTACAACCAGAGAAATTAGCAGCATACGAATGGCATTTTGATACGTCTTCTCATGCAAATTTAGTGTTATTTGGAGTACTAAATGAAAAAACACAAGAAGTAAGTGGAGCAATTGAAATACCAGGTGTATTAAGTTTCTTAGCTGATAATAGTTTTAAAACGACAGTTAAAGGATTAAATGAGTTCCCTAAAAACGACTTACCACCAATGATTGTTCATTATTTCTTCGATTTAATGGTAAGTATGGGTATTTTATGCTTTGTTATATCAGGACTGTATGTTCTAACATTAATTTTTAAAAAATTACGTAAGTACACAACACATAAATGGATGCTTTATGGTATTTTGCTTACAGGTCCAGCTTCTATGTTAGCTATTGAATTTGGTTGGTTCTTAACAGAAATGGGAAGACAACCTTGGATTGTTAGAGGTTATATGCGCGTGTCGCAAGCAGCTACACAAGCTGGTGGAATTACTCTAGTGACAATATTGTTTGGTATTCTATACTTTATATTAATGTTCACAAGTGCGTATGTACTTATTAGAATGTTTAAGAATAAGCCAGCTTATAAAGACGTTAATCAGTTAATGACTTCTAAAGGAGGGGTAAAATGATATATGCATATATAGGTATAACAGTACTATGGTTATTTTTATTTTGTTATGTCATTATTGCCTCTATTGATTTTGGAGCAGGCTTCTTTGCATTACATTCTAAAATAACAGGTAATGACAAAAAAACGAATCATTTGATTTCACGTTACTTAAATCCCGTTTGGGAAGTAACGAATGTGTTCTTTGTATTTTTCTTTGTAGGATTTGTAGGGTTTTTCCCTGAATCAGTTAAGTATTTAGGAACAGTCTTACTTGTGCCAGGTTCCATTGCACTTATCATGATTTCATTACGTAATAGTTTTTATGCATTTGAAAATTATGGACAAGACACTAAACTATCTTGGATGGTTATGTATGGTGTTACTGGTTTATTGATTCCAGCGTCATTAGCTACTGCGTTAACAATTACAGAAGGTGGTTATATTTCAGAAAATCATGGACATGTTGATTTAGAGTGGTTACAACTCATTTTAAGTCCATTTGCATGGTCAGTCGTATTTCTAGCCATTATTTCTGTATTGTATATTTCTTCAGGATTTTTAACGTTTTATGCTCATAAAGCTGAAGATAAACCAGCTTATGAATTAACGAGAATGTGGCATATTTTCTGGGGACTTCCAATGATCATTATTTCTTTATTTGTCTTTCTGTCATTAAGAATACAAAATTCAGAACATTTTTATACTGCAATTTTTGATTATTGGTGGATGTTTGTTTTAAGTTTTATCTTTTTCTGTATAGCACTATTGTTAACAATCTTAAAAAGAAATCATGGCTTAGCATTTATTCTGATCATTTTACAAATGTTAATGGCATTTTTCGGATATGGTATGAGTAAATTACCTTATTTACTTTATCCATTTGTTAAAATTACTGATGCTCATGTGAATCCTGAAATGGGATGGGCATTAGTGATTGCCTTTATTTTAGGTTTACTTTTATTAGTACCATCGTTAATATTATTATTAAGACTATTTGTTTTTGATAAAGATTACGTAGAAGGAAAGAAATAGCAGTAATTTACCCCAACTGTA containing:
- a CDS encoding cytochrome d ubiquinol oxidase subunit II, whose protein sequence is MIYAYIGITVLWLFLFCYVIIASIDFGAGFFALHSKITGNDKKTNHLISRYLNPVWEVTNVFFVFFFVGFVGFFPESVKYLGTVLLVPGSIALIMISLRNSFYAFENYGQDTKLSWMVMYGVTGLLIPASLATALTITEGGYISENHGHVDLEWLQLILSPFAWSVVFLAIISVLYISSGFLTFYAHKAEDKPAYELTRMWHIFWGLPMIIISLFVFLSLRIQNSEHFYTAIFDYWWMFVLSFIFFCIALLLTILKRNHGLAFILIILQMLMAFFGYGMSKLPYLLYPFVKITDAHVNPEMGWALVIAFILGLLLLVPSLILLLRLFVFDKDYVEGKK
- a CDS encoding cytochrome ubiquinol oxidase subunit I, encoding MDTVEISRFLTGMTLAVHIIFATIGVGMPLMFAIAEFLGIRKNDLSYIALAKRWSKAYTITVAVGVVTGTIIGLQLSLVWPTFMEMGGHVIALPLFMETFAFFFEAIFLSIYLYTWDRFKGKWTHFIISIPVIIGGSFSAFFITSVNSFMNTPAGFEMEKGKMVNVQPFEAMFNPSFIVRSFHVITTAGMTMAFVLASVAAFKLLRNKVPEDRSYHSKALKMTMIVGFLSTLLSMLAGDLSAKFLHQVQPEKLAAYEWHFDTSSHANLVLFGVLNEKTQEVSGAIEIPGVLSFLADNSFKTTVKGLNEFPKNDLPPMIVHYFFDLMVSMGILCFVISGLYVLTLIFKKLRKYTTHKWMLYGILLTGPASMLAIEFGWFLTEMGRQPWIVRGYMRVSQAATQAGGITLVTILFGILYFILMFTSAYVLIRMFKNKPAYKDVNQLMTSKGGVK